Proteins co-encoded in one Novosphingobium sp. PP1Y genomic window:
- a CDS encoding thioesterase family protein gives MSDRFTCTFTAEAEHIDVMGHVNNAVWVQWMEAIATAHWEADALPEHQERYAWVVTRHEIDYRGNIREGESVTAETFIPDGPSGARFDRCVDFRNAKGKVIVSARTTWAMIDIASGRIMRVPAEVVDCFSAS, from the coding sequence TTGAGCGACCGGTTTACCTGCACCTTTACCGCCGAGGCCGAACACATCGACGTGATGGGCCACGTCAACAACGCGGTCTGGGTGCAGTGGATGGAAGCGATTGCGACCGCCCACTGGGAGGCCGATGCGCTGCCCGAGCACCAGGAGCGTTATGCCTGGGTCGTGACCCGCCACGAGATCGACTATCGCGGCAATATCCGCGAAGGCGAAAGCGTGACCGCGGAGACTTTCATTCCCGATGGGCCGAGCGGCGCGCGTTTCGACCGCTGCGTCGACTTTCGCAATGCCAAGGGCAAGGTGATCGTTTCGGCGCGCACGACATGGGCGATGATCGATATTGCCAGCGGCCGGATCATGCGGGTTCCGGCTGAAGTGGTCGACTGCTTCAGCGCAAGTTGA